A single Paenibacillus kribbensis DNA region contains:
- a CDS encoding nuclear transport factor 2 family protein, with product MDNTGKKKIIEHFLSLYGQGRWGDPQNTEPLNALLDMLTDDVEWWMSGLPHPGFVSKDEFRSMLAPLNDITDGPLQIVPTGWIIQGDRVAVEAYSTMKLKSGLRYQNHYHFLFELRGDKIAVYHEHHDTAHVNDVLVNITGDAGK from the coding sequence ATGGACAACACAGGCAAGAAGAAGATTATTGAACACTTCCTCAGCCTTTATGGGCAAGGTCGTTGGGGGGACCCTCAGAACACGGAGCCGTTGAATGCACTACTCGACATGCTCACCGATGATGTCGAGTGGTGGATGAGCGGACTTCCACACCCCGGGTTCGTCTCCAAGGATGAATTCCGATCGATGCTGGCCCCGCTGAACGACATTACTGACGGGCCACTTCAGATCGTCCCTACCGGTTGGATCATCCAAGGGGACCGTGTGGCAGTGGAGGCCTACTCAACGATGAAGTTGAAGAGTGGACTTCGCTATCAGAACCATTATCATTTTCTCTTTGAGCTCCGGGGCGATAAAATCGCCGTCTACCACGAGCATCACGACACGGCCCACGTTAACGACGTATTAGTCAATATCACGGGTGACGCCGGGAAATAA
- a CDS encoding LysR family transcriptional regulator, giving the protein MELRHLITLKTIVEKGGFKKAAEHLGYAQSSVTAHIKELEAEIGKPVFDRLGKKVVLTHYGEQFLPYALKIIELYDQALTTDNEPTGDLTLGVSESLMIHRVPSLLVEYKKVYRNVNLSLKTLDFQDIMACLQTGEIDIALVLESDGWKLPELHCEQLMREKMVIISPTLEKNLELGAVLYTERSCGYKAVFNEYIHYKKLKVKESLEFQSIEAIKQCVRSGLGISMVPYFSVQEELESHKLIGEEVESDLTAVSTYLAYHKDKWLSPSMKSMISLIKKHAKEWM; this is encoded by the coding sequence GTGGAGCTTCGTCATCTCATAACCCTGAAAACTATTGTTGAAAAAGGCGGATTTAAAAAAGCTGCTGAGCATCTAGGTTACGCCCAGTCCTCCGTCACTGCACATATCAAGGAGTTGGAAGCTGAGATCGGAAAACCTGTTTTTGATCGTTTGGGTAAAAAAGTCGTGCTAACCCACTACGGAGAACAGTTTCTTCCTTACGCTTTAAAAATCATTGAATTATACGATCAAGCTTTAACGACAGACAACGAACCTACAGGTGATCTTACACTGGGTGTATCGGAATCACTTATGATTCATCGCGTCCCATCTCTTCTTGTCGAGTATAAAAAAGTATATCGGAATGTGAATTTATCCCTCAAAACACTTGATTTCCAAGATATTATGGCCTGTCTTCAAACAGGAGAAATCGATATTGCATTAGTATTGGAAAGTGATGGATGGAAATTGCCCGAACTCCACTGTGAACAGCTGATGAGAGAAAAAATGGTGATCATCAGCCCGACTCTTGAAAAGAATCTTGAACTGGGGGCTGTACTTTATACCGAACGTAGTTGCGGTTATAAGGCTGTTTTTAATGAATATATCCATTACAAGAAATTAAAAGTTAAAGAAAGTCTGGAATTTCAGAGCATCGAAGCGATTAAACAATGTGTTAGGAGCGGTTTAGGAATATCCATGGTTCCTTATTTTTCGGTACAAGAGGAATTGGAAAGCCATAAATTAATCGGGGAAGAGGTCGAATCTGATCTTACCGCAGTTTCAACGTACCTTGCTTACCACAAAGATAAATGGCTTTCACCATCAATGAAAAGTATGATTTCATTAATAAAAAAGCATGCTAAGGAGTGGATGTGA
- a CDS encoding TetR-like C-terminal domain-containing protein: MGGGLKLYYLHYKDIFDLIEQTEIMRGLLDIFEPIDLNQLMLHEDEELPFPAFVQAFEYLQTHAYFFKAVFHSSAPSELRDRLQFLVGTRLYENLKQDHPHAQWSTYPSGYLIAYLGNAQFGLIQHWFMKDQSLPPAEIARLLTRFIKTTPCLSHHFQSENNVTGE; this comes from the coding sequence TTGGGGGGGGGATTAAAATTATACTATTTACATTACAAAGACATCTTCGATCTCATAGAACAAACGGAAATAATGCGAGGATTGCTGGATATTTTTGAACCAATAGACTTAAACCAACTGATGTTGCATGAGGATGAGGAATTACCTTTTCCTGCATTTGTCCAAGCTTTTGAATATTTGCAGACACACGCTTATTTTTTTAAAGCCGTATTCCATTCTTCGGCTCCCAGTGAATTAAGAGACCGACTGCAATTTCTGGTTGGAACCCGTTTGTATGAAAATTTGAAACAAGATCATCCGCATGCTCAGTGGTCAACTTATCCTTCTGGTTATCTTATAGCTTATTTGGGCAATGCACAGTTTGGTTTAATCCAGCATTGGTTCATGAAGGATCAGTCGTTGCCTCCGGCTGAAATTGCACGTCTACTAACTCGATTTATTAAAACGACACCCTGTCTTTCACACCATTTTCAATCGGAGAACAATGTAACGGGGGAATAG
- a CDS encoding alpha-galactosidase → MNIHVNEALGLFHLQSKDCSYIIQLVEGYPAHVYWGARLHHDKSLANILELRERCSFSPNPVPSNRTISLDTLPQEYPQYGTSDFRQPAYQVALADGSRITELKYSGYRIVPGKPKLEGLPAVYTESDDEASTLFLILEDQYSGLKTTLLYTVFANHSAIVRSTLFEHKGSAVINIEQAMSASVDFADSNYQALYLSGAWVRERHIQRRDLGPGAIRLESRRGSSSHQMNPFLALLRPDATEDRGDVYGFSLVYSSNFVAQAEVEQFSQTRVSIGINPFDFSWRLEPGQSFQTPEAVLVFSEEGLGGMSRTYHRLYRTRLCRGVYRDKERPILVNNWEATYFNFDADKIEAIAKEAGPLGIELFVLDDGWFGKRDNDDTSLGDWFEDRRKLPGGLADLAKRVNEQGLQFGLWVEPEMVSPDSELYRKHPDWCLHAEGRRRTEGRSQLVLDLSRKEVCDYLYETLSSVFSIAPITYVKWDMNRNMTEIASATASNERQKETAHRYMLGLYDLLERLTSRFPNILFESCSGGGGRFDPGMLYYMPQTWTSDDTDAIERLAIQYGTSIVYPASTMGAHVSSVPNHQVGRITSLAIRGDVAMSGNFGYELDLTAFTKEEEELAAKQIAQYKEIRSLVQQGNMYRLLSPFEGRGDTAWMFVSEDQSEAFVAYFRVLAQPNGPIRRLTLKGLDPEKKYKIEDSVSPFCSAFGGEIFGGDRLMRIGLVVSDLAGDFVSSTFRLKAIPCG, encoded by the coding sequence ATGAACATTCATGTAAATGAGGCGCTTGGCTTGTTCCATCTGCAGTCCAAAGATTGCAGCTATATTATCCAGCTTGTAGAAGGGTATCCTGCACATGTCTATTGGGGGGCCCGACTTCATCATGATAAAAGCCTGGCAAATATACTGGAGCTCAGGGAGCGCTGCTCCTTCTCTCCTAATCCTGTGCCTTCCAACCGCACGATTTCCCTGGACACCCTTCCCCAGGAATATCCTCAATATGGAACAAGCGACTTTCGTCAGCCCGCTTACCAGGTTGCACTTGCAGATGGAAGCCGGATTACGGAGCTAAAATATAGCGGCTACCGCATTGTACCGGGTAAACCAAAGCTCGAAGGGCTTCCTGCCGTCTATACCGAATCGGACGATGAAGCTTCAACCCTCTTTCTTATCCTTGAGGACCAATACTCGGGACTTAAAACTACACTGCTCTATACCGTATTTGCTAATCACAGCGCTATTGTCCGATCTACTCTTTTTGAGCATAAAGGAAGCGCTGTCATAAATATTGAGCAAGCCATGAGCGCCTCTGTCGATTTCGCAGATTCCAACTACCAAGCTCTCTACCTGTCCGGAGCCTGGGTGCGTGAAAGACATATCCAGCGCCGCGACCTCGGGCCTGGGGCTATTCGCTTGGAAAGTCGCCGGGGTTCCAGCAGTCACCAGATGAATCCCTTTCTGGCACTGCTTCGTCCTGATGCGACTGAAGATCGCGGAGATGTGTACGGCTTTAGTCTGGTCTACAGCAGCAACTTCGTTGCACAGGCAGAAGTAGAGCAGTTCAGCCAAACCCGTGTAAGTATCGGAATCAATCCCTTTGATTTCTCCTGGCGACTTGAACCGGGTCAGTCATTCCAGACCCCTGAAGCCGTACTGGTCTTTTCCGAAGAAGGTCTTGGGGGCATGTCGCGTACCTATCATCGGCTCTACCGCACACGTCTGTGCCGGGGTGTTTACCGTGACAAAGAGCGCCCTATTCTCGTAAACAATTGGGAAGCCACTTATTTCAACTTCGACGCCGATAAAATCGAAGCGATTGCCAAGGAAGCGGGTCCCCTTGGTATTGAGCTCTTTGTTCTCGATGACGGTTGGTTTGGCAAACGCGACAATGACGATACTTCTCTTGGAGACTGGTTTGAAGACCGCCGCAAGCTGCCTGGAGGTCTTGCTGACCTGGCCAAACGAGTTAATGAACAAGGATTACAGTTTGGGCTGTGGGTAGAGCCGGAAATGGTGTCTCCTGATAGTGAATTGTACCGCAAGCATCCCGATTGGTGCCTGCATGCTGAGGGTCGGCGGCGGACGGAAGGTCGGTCCCAACTGGTGCTTGATCTCTCTCGCAAGGAAGTATGCGATTATTTGTACGAAACGCTTAGCTCCGTGTTCTCGATTGCTCCAATTACTTATGTCAAGTGGGACATGAACCGTAATATGACGGAGATTGCTTCGGCTACAGCTTCTAACGAACGGCAAAAGGAAACCGCACACCGTTATATGCTCGGACTTTACGATCTGCTGGAACGTCTGACCTCCCGCTTCCCGAACATCTTGTTCGAAAGCTGCTCTGGAGGAGGCGGACGGTTCGATCCCGGAATGCTCTACTATATGCCGCAAACGTGGACCAGCGACGATACCGATGCGATTGAAAGATTGGCTATCCAGTACGGAACAAGCATCGTGTATCCGGCCAGCACCATGGGGGCACACGTATCGAGCGTGCCGAACCATCAGGTGGGACGAATCACCTCTCTCGCTATACGCGGCGACGTGGCCATGAGCGGCAACTTTGGCTACGAGCTTGACCTCACTGCATTTACAAAAGAAGAAGAAGAGCTCGCTGCCAAACAAATCGCTCAGTATAAGGAAATTCGCTCCCTTGTACAGCAGGGGAATATGTATCGGCTTCTTAGCCCGTTTGAAGGCCGAGGCGATACGGCCTGGATGTTCGTCAGCGAGGACCAGTCGGAAGCATTTGTTGCTTATTTCCGCGTGCTGGCCCAGCCAAATGGACCAATTCGGCGACTAACTCTAAAAGGACTTGACCCAGAGAAAAAGTATAAAATCGAAGACAGCGTTTCCCCTTTCTGTTCAGCGTTCGGCGGCGAAATCTTTGGAGGTGACCGCCTAATGAGAATCGGGCTTGTTGTCTCGGACCTGGCAGGGGATTTTGTCAGCTCTACCTTCCGCCTTAAGGCTATTCCCTGCGGATAA
- a CDS encoding LacI family DNA-binding transcriptional regulator, whose translation MATIKDIAREAGVSAATVSRVLNNDLSLSVSPDTKSRIFSIAEQLEYKPSRLRQLKQNTERAGKTVSLLLWCSIEEERDDPYYASIRRGIELRCEELGLALGQTLRGRSSIATLQKTDGLIVVGGVDPEEVIKLHPDQDTIVLVDQYDEQLEYDSVRLHFRQAVDQALGHLIELGHQQIGFIGGKSDGERRAHYFERFMRERGLYNPQYVRVGAWSTADGYRMMNELLAGQERPTACFAASDPLAIGALRALHGHGVKVPEDMAIVGFDDIEMAAFVQPPLTTVRAYPEQMGKAAVQLLSERFGGREAPAHSVIGTKLVIRESSSANS comes from the coding sequence TTGGCAACCATTAAAGACATTGCCCGCGAGGCGGGTGTGTCTGCCGCAACCGTTTCGCGGGTCTTAAATAACGATCTGTCTTTGTCCGTGAGCCCGGATACCAAGAGCCGAATTTTTTCGATTGCTGAACAGCTCGAATACAAACCTTCCCGGTTGAGGCAATTAAAGCAAAACACAGAGCGTGCCGGGAAAACGGTCTCTCTCCTGCTCTGGTGCTCCATTGAAGAGGAACGGGATGATCCGTATTACGCTTCGATTCGCCGTGGAATCGAGCTGCGCTGTGAGGAGCTTGGTCTGGCGCTGGGACAGACTCTGCGAGGCCGCTCTTCCATCGCCACCTTGCAGAAGACAGATGGTCTGATTGTTGTGGGCGGCGTTGACCCTGAAGAGGTGATCAAGCTGCATCCTGACCAGGACACCATTGTCTTGGTCGACCAGTACGATGAACAGCTGGAGTACGATTCCGTACGCCTCCATTTCCGGCAAGCTGTTGATCAGGCACTCGGACATCTGATCGAGCTGGGCCACCAGCAAATCGGGTTTATCGGCGGCAAGAGCGACGGAGAGCGACGAGCGCATTATTTTGAACGATTCATGCGGGAACGGGGATTGTACAATCCTCAATATGTCCGTGTAGGCGCCTGGAGTACCGCAGATGGATATCGGATGATGAACGAGCTCCTTGCCGGACAAGAAAGACCGACGGCCTGCTTCGCTGCAAGCGACCCGCTCGCCATCGGTGCCCTCCGCGCCCTTCATGGACATGGAGTCAAGGTACCGGAGGATATGGCTATCGTCGGCTTTGACGACATTGAGATGGCTGCCTTTGTACAGCCTCCATTAACCACTGTGCGCGCCTATCCCGAACAAATGGGAAAGGCTGCCGTTCAACTGCTCTCTGAACGGTTTGGGGGACGTGAAGCGCCTGCCCACAGCGTGATTGGGACCAAGCTTGTCATACGGGAGAGCTCATCCGCAAACAGCTAA
- a CDS encoding LacI family DNA-binding transcriptional regulator encodes MGNIVSRKEVAELAGVSEATVSRVLNAAGPIKEDTRRRVLDAANQLGYVPSALARNFARSKSGHLGVVMPYVPKAHLFSAYFFSEMLSGIGSKARDSGLDLLLLFRKPGEEMDYSGLFRQQKIDACIILGARDDHDELEALKRIQEEGRLFCVMNHHFEGQSFCEVDADHVEGSRMAVSHLIEQGCRRIAFLNGPDIYSNSIERLKGYRTALQEAGIEYDHELLLEGNYSRRSGLEASATIADRLNDIDAVFAANDRMAIGVMQGLRERGVEVDRFPAFVGYDDSDAAEMAVPPLSSVRVPLYEMGELAASKLIPDSPDLIPAMELTGCTSIRQLLSTKLIIRESSIRQ; translated from the coding sequence GTGGGCAATATCGTTTCACGCAAGGAAGTAGCAGAACTCGCCGGCGTGTCTGAAGCGACGGTGTCGCGGGTATTGAACGCGGCTGGTCCCATCAAGGAAGATACGCGGAGAAGGGTCTTGGACGCCGCCAACCAGCTTGGATATGTTCCCAGTGCGCTGGCCCGCAACTTTGCCCGAAGCAAGAGCGGTCATCTTGGCGTGGTTATGCCTTATGTACCGAAGGCGCATCTGTTCTCAGCCTATTTTTTCTCCGAGATGCTGAGCGGCATCGGAAGCAAGGCCAGGGACAGCGGGCTCGATCTGCTGCTATTGTTCAGGAAGCCGGGGGAAGAGATGGATTACAGCGGTCTTTTCCGCCAGCAAAAGATCGATGCTTGTATCATCCTTGGAGCCAGGGATGACCATGATGAGTTGGAAGCGCTGAAGAGAATTCAGGAAGAAGGACGTCTGTTCTGCGTCATGAATCACCATTTTGAAGGACAGTCGTTCTGTGAAGTGGATGCAGACCATGTGGAGGGAAGTCGGATGGCTGTAAGTCACCTCATTGAGCAAGGGTGCAGGCGAATTGCCTTTCTCAACGGACCGGATATCTATTCCAACAGTATTGAGCGGTTGAAGGGGTACCGCACCGCGCTTCAGGAGGCTGGTATTGAATATGATCATGAGCTGCTTCTGGAGGGCAATTACAGCCGTCGAAGCGGGCTCGAAGCATCGGCTACAATCGCAGACAGGCTGAATGATATTGATGCCGTATTTGCAGCGAACGACCGGATGGCCATCGGGGTGATGCAGGGTCTGCGCGAGCGCGGAGTGGAAGTTGACCGATTCCCGGCGTTTGTGGGCTATGACGATTCGGATGCGGCCGAGATGGCCGTTCCGCCACTGAGCAGTGTCCGAGTTCCTTTGTATGAGATGGGGGAGCTTGCGGCCTCGAAGCTTATACCGGATTCTCCGGACCTTATTCCAGCCATGGAACTGACCGGGTGCACCTCGATAAGGCAGCTTCTGTCCACGAAGCTGATTATCAGGGAGTCATCCATTCGGCAATAG
- a CDS encoding Gfo/Idh/MocA family protein, with translation MSNRLRIGMVGYKFMGKAHSNAYRSLPMFFPNAPLQPEMSVICGRNEQGVQAAARQFGWTESVTNWRDLVKRNDIDLIDINAPSDAHKEIVVEAALHGKHLFCEKPLALSLADSRDMLQAVEEAGVRHMIGFNYRFSPAVQLAKQLVKSGRLGKIYHFRAFFLQDWVMDPSFPLVWRLQKEVAGSGSHGDLGAHLIDLARFLVGEFHEVIGMSETFIKQRPLALEMSGLSSKGSAEANAPMGEVTVDDATLFLARFAGGALGSFEATRFAAGHRSTNSFEINGSLGSVRFDFERMNELEVYFTQDEEDVQGFRRVLATDPAHKYSEAWWPAGHTIGFEHTFTHEMLEMLSAISEGRQPVPNFHDGVACQAVLEAVERSVEERRWVSIEEM, from the coding sequence ATGTCTAATCGTCTTCGTATCGGAATGGTTGGCTACAAATTTATGGGCAAGGCTCACAGCAACGCTTACCGTAGTCTGCCCATGTTCTTCCCAAATGCCCCGCTGCAGCCGGAGATGTCCGTCATCTGTGGGCGCAACGAACAGGGGGTTCAGGCGGCTGCCCGCCAGTTCGGCTGGACCGAGAGTGTTACCAATTGGCGTGATCTGGTAAAACGCAACGATATTGATCTTATTGACATCAACGCCCCGAGTGATGCCCATAAGGAAATTGTCGTTGAGGCTGCCCTCCATGGCAAGCATCTGTTCTGTGAGAAGCCGCTTGCGCTCTCGCTGGCGGATTCTCGTGACATGCTGCAGGCAGTTGAGGAAGCGGGTGTCAGACATATGATCGGTTTCAACTACCGCTTCTCTCCGGCTGTCCAGTTGGCAAAGCAGTTAGTCAAGAGTGGTCGCCTGGGCAAAATCTATCATTTCCGTGCCTTTTTCCTTCAAGACTGGGTCATGGACCCGTCCTTCCCGCTAGTATGGCGGCTGCAAAAGGAGGTGGCCGGTTCTGGCTCTCATGGTGATCTTGGCGCTCATCTGATTGATCTCGCCCGATTCCTGGTCGGTGAGTTCCATGAAGTGATCGGCATGAGCGAGACATTTATCAAACAGCGACCGCTGGCTTTGGAAATGAGCGGACTAAGCTCCAAGGGGAGCGCCGAGGCGAATGCACCGATGGGAGAAGTGACGGTAGATGATGCCACGCTGTTCCTGGCACGCTTCGCCGGAGGTGCGCTGGGCAGCTTCGAGGCCACACGGTTTGCTGCCGGACATCGGAGTACAAATTCATTCGAGATCAACGGGAGTTTGGGCAGTGTGCGGTTTGACTTTGAACGAATGAACGAACTGGAAGTGTATTTCACACAGGATGAGGAGGACGTGCAGGGCTTCCGCCGCGTGCTCGCCACCGATCCGGCACACAAGTACTCCGAAGCCTGGTGGCCTGCAGGACATACGATTGGCTTCGAGCATACCTTCACCCACGAGATGCTTGAGATGTTGAGTGCCATCTCCGAAGGACGGCAACCTGTACCGAACTTCCACGACGGGGTTGCTTGTCAGGCTGTGCTTGAAGCAGTGGAACGATCCGTAGAGGAACGACGCTGGGTATCCATTGAAGAAATGTAA
- a CDS encoding ThuA domain-containing protein: MSKALIVWGGWNGHEPEQVAAIFERILKEERFEVEVSNTLEAYQDAEKLLDLDLIVPVWTMGQIEQELVNNVSEAVQSGVGLTGCHGGMCDAFRNNVDWQFMTGGQWVAHPGNDGVEYMVNMKRGSSPLLDHIQDFQVKSEQYYLHVDPAVEVLATTRFPVVPGPHSANGQVDMPVVWTKRWGNGRVFYNSLGHHADIIDMPQVTEMMRSGFLWAAAGKQAAAARGSSLSGAYTGMADSQQR, encoded by the coding sequence ATGAGCAAGGCACTGATTGTATGGGGTGGATGGAACGGACATGAGCCGGAGCAGGTGGCGGCCATTTTTGAACGCATTCTGAAGGAAGAGCGGTTCGAGGTGGAGGTGTCTAATACCCTTGAAGCCTACCAGGATGCGGAGAAACTGCTTGACCTGGACCTGATCGTTCCGGTGTGGACCATGGGACAGATTGAGCAGGAACTGGTCAATAATGTCTCGGAAGCGGTTCAAAGCGGCGTAGGCTTGACAGGCTGCCATGGCGGCATGTGTGATGCCTTCCGGAACAATGTAGACTGGCAATTCATGACAGGCGGGCAATGGGTTGCCCATCCCGGCAATGACGGGGTGGAGTACATGGTAAACATGAAGCGCGGCTCCAGCCCGCTGCTGGACCATATTCAGGATTTTCAGGTCAAAAGCGAGCAGTACTACCTCCACGTAGACCCGGCAGTTGAAGTGCTGGCAACTACACGTTTCCCGGTCGTACCAGGACCGCATTCGGCCAATGGGCAAGTGGATATGCCTGTTGTATGGACGAAGCGCTGGGGGAACGGCCGCGTCTTCTACAATTCGCTGGGACATCACGCAGATATCATAGATATGCCTCAAGTGACCGAGATGATGCGCAGCGGGTTCCTGTGGGCTGCTGCAGGCAAACAGGCGGCCGCAGCCCGGGGCAGTTCCCTGTCAGGGGCTTATACGGGCATGGCAGACAGCCAGCAGCGGTAG
- a CDS encoding Gfo/Idh/MocA family protein has protein sequence MNKMKVGIIGCGKISGIYMENCHRFDILELSAVADLDHIRAEEQAAAYNVPNVYSVDEILADPEIELIINLTIPAVHADVCLRALETGKHVYVEKPLAVTREQGQAVLELARSKGLLVGCAPETFFGSGIQTSLKLIEDGVIGNPVAATAFMMSRGHEHWHPDPEFYYAVGGGPMFDMGPYYLTALVQLLGPIATISGMTSKAKDQRTITSEKKRGQTIQVDIPTHVAGLLRFEQGAVGTLITSFDIFGGSTLPPIEVYGTHGTLQVPDPNTFGGPVRYRLLGEQKWTEVPLLPGYQENTRGIGVADMAYAVRSGRPHRASGELAYHVLEAMWAFHDSSDEQTFYPMQSTCQRPAALPENLPLYTLDT, from the coding sequence ATGAACAAAATGAAAGTGGGCATTATCGGTTGTGGTAAAATCAGCGGGATTTACATGGAAAATTGCCATCGCTTTGACATTCTGGAGCTGTCTGCAGTAGCGGATCTGGACCATATCCGGGCAGAGGAGCAGGCGGCAGCGTACAACGTTCCAAACGTATATTCGGTAGATGAGATTTTGGCTGATCCGGAGATCGAACTCATCATTAATCTGACCATTCCGGCCGTTCACGCCGACGTATGCCTCAGAGCCCTTGAGACAGGCAAGCATGTCTATGTGGAGAAGCCGCTTGCGGTCACCCGTGAGCAGGGCCAGGCTGTCTTGGAGCTGGCCCGCAGCAAGGGACTACTTGTGGGCTGTGCACCGGAGACCTTCTTCGGCTCCGGGATACAGACATCATTGAAGCTGATTGAGGACGGGGTCATTGGCAATCCGGTAGCTGCTACGGCCTTCATGATGAGCCGTGGGCATGAACATTGGCATCCAGATCCTGAATTTTATTATGCTGTTGGCGGTGGTCCGATGTTTGATATGGGGCCCTATTATTTGACGGCTCTGGTGCAGTTGCTTGGTCCGATTGCCACTATCTCCGGCATGACAAGCAAGGCGAAGGACCAGCGTACGATTACGAGCGAGAAAAAGAGAGGACAGACCATCCAGGTCGACATTCCGACCCATGTAGCCGGATTGCTGCGCTTCGAGCAAGGGGCTGTCGGCACGCTTATTACCAGCTTTGACATCTTTGGTGGAAGCACTTTGCCGCCGATCGAGGTATATGGTACTCATGGCACGCTGCAGGTGCCTGACCCGAACACGTTCGGAGGGCCGGTACGCTACAGGCTGCTGGGTGAGCAGAAATGGACAGAGGTGCCGCTGCTGCCGGGCTACCAGGAGAACACACGGGGCATCGGCGTTGCCGATATGGCCTATGCTGTCCGCAGCGGACGGCCTCACCGCGCCAGTGGTGAACTGGCCTACCATGTGCTGGAGGCGATGTGGGCGTTCCATGATTCCTCCGATGAGCAGACGTTCTATCCGATGCAGAGCACATGTCAGCGCCCGGCGGCTTTGCCGGAAAACCTGCCCTTGTATACGTTGGATACCTAA
- a CDS encoding NAD(P)-dependent alcohol dehydrogenase — protein MCTTHVLSVPSAKAPFEKTTIERRELRPNDILIDIKYCGICHSDIHIAHNDFGNGVYPMVPGHEIAGIVTAIGTEVTKFAVGDRVGVGCFVNSCGECKFCLRGEEQFCTKGVVIVFNSTDYDGNLTYGGYSQKIVVKEHFVVRIPDSLDLAVASPLLCAGITTYSPLKHWNAGPGKKVAILGMGGLGHLAVQFAHALGAEVTVLSTSTSKKNEALSFDADQFYTTSDPATFKELAGHFDIILNTVSANIDVDAYLSLLEVDGSLVNVGLPNKPEQYNIFSLYAGRRSITASNVGGIQETQEMLDFAAQHGIAPKIEVIRADQVNEAFDRVLHNDVRYRFVIDMATL, from the coding sequence ATGTGTACAACCCATGTTCTAAGCGTTCCAAGCGCAAAAGCACCTTTCGAAAAGACAACTATTGAGCGGAGAGAATTACGGCCTAACGACATTTTAATCGATATTAAGTATTGCGGGATTTGTCACTCAGATATTCACATTGCCCACAATGATTTTGGCAACGGGGTTTATCCAATGGTACCAGGTCATGAAATTGCAGGGATCGTGACAGCAATAGGAACAGAAGTTACAAAATTCGCTGTTGGGGATCGCGTTGGTGTCGGCTGCTTTGTTAACTCTTGTGGAGAATGTAAATTCTGCCTAAGAGGTGAAGAGCAATTTTGTACAAAAGGCGTAGTTATTGTATTTAATTCAACAGACTACGATGGAAATCTTACTTACGGTGGATATAGCCAAAAGATTGTTGTAAAAGAACATTTTGTTGTACGTATCCCAGACAGCTTGGATCTGGCTGTAGCAAGCCCGTTATTATGTGCCGGCATCACCACTTACTCTCCATTAAAACACTGGAACGCAGGCCCTGGTAAGAAGGTTGCCATTCTGGGGATGGGCGGCCTCGGTCATTTAGCCGTTCAATTTGCTCATGCCTTAGGCGCTGAAGTCACTGTCTTGAGTACAAGTACGAGTAAAAAAAATGAAGCCTTGAGCTTTGACGCAGATCAATTCTATACTACCAGTGATCCCGCAACATTCAAGGAATTGGCTGGTCATTTTGACATCATCCTAAACACAGTGTCTGCAAATATTGATGTTGATGCATATTTATCCCTGCTTGAAGTAGATGGATCACTTGTAAATGTTGGTCTGCCAAACAAACCAGAACAGTACAATATTTTCTCCCTATACGCAGGACGTCGCAGCATTACTGCTTCAAATGTTGGTGGAATTCAAGAAACACAAGAGATGCTCGATTTTGCTGCTCAGCATGGTATTGCTCCTAAAATAGAGGTAATCCGTGCCGATCAAGTGAATGAAGCATTTGACCGTGTGCTGCACAACGATGTGCGTTATCGGTTCGTGATTGACATGGCCACTTTATAA
- a CDS encoding DUF1657 domain-containing protein, whose translation MTVASDVKTCVASLKSAQASLETFALSTQNQEAKTLFTNAAQQTQQILQQVESRVQQLENEEPQYKGF comes from the coding sequence ATGACCGTAGCTTCCGATGTCAAAACGTGTGTTGCTTCATTAAAAAGCGCTCAGGCCAGCTTAGAAACATTCGCTTTGAGCACCCAAAATCAAGAGGCAAAAACTCTTTTTACAAACGCGGCTCAGCAAACACAACAAATTTTGCAGCAAGTCGAAAGCCGAGTACAGCAGCTAGAAAATGAAGAACCACAATACAAAGGTTTCTGA